In Drosophila innubila isolate TH190305 chromosome 2R unlocalized genomic scaffold, UK_Dinn_1.0 1_C_2R, whole genome shotgun sequence, the following are encoded in one genomic region:
- the LOC117782830 gene encoding transmembrane protease serine 9, whose protein sequence is MWWKPQLLWLLLRQLVVTFAIFEQCNHQLELKAGQKIYINSPYYPGLYPVGTSCRYTLQAPKDHVLLFKCDLQLQTLVRDTRCRTEVFHFNAEGDELLTSSEYFCGTGKFERQSFLNRAVISYISQRKEAVSAALVPKLKDKLPARITSSSTTTTRPPSVEQEDKDEKQAVQEQDEDDEDFSNEVLHVLQDVGVSDALAYVASLLYDEPNNARRIGSTPLPTYLAQLLPSRTPKTSAKRGKIVSIYPLGVPGGGRFSCLVEALVPNCNCGWSLTQRIASPTNDEAALHEFPSMAGVLTKKLGKVFCGAAIIHHHYLLSAAHCFLSAETNEAALLRIVVGEHDLSSAYETLFTRRYDLDALILHEQFSQSNGQLRNDIALLRTRLPILWNRNVGPACLPLQPAVSGKKLPLVGQQLLAAGWGTTSYGGPQTHRLLKTTLDVISAEQCRSSLTEGSVPVHSFCTYTPGRDTCQYDSGGALYERSHGRLLAVGIVSYGYACATQQPSVNTRVASFIKWIRAKTPEVAYCQKQT, encoded by the exons ATGTGGTGGAAGCCACAGCTTCTTTGGCTGCTACTGCGGCAACTTGTTGTGACGTTTGCGATATTTGAACAGTGTAATCATCAGTTGGAACTGAAAGCGGGTCAAAAGATCTACATCAATTCACCCTATTATCCTGGCTTGTATCCTGTTGGCACCTCCTGTCGTTATACGCTGCAAGCGCCTAAGGATCATGTCCTACTATTCAAGTGCGATTTGCAGCTACAAACG CTTGTGAGGGACACGCGATGCCGAACCGAGGTGTTTCACTTCAATGCCGAAGGCGATGAGCTGTTGACGAGTTCTGAATACTTTTGTGGCACTGGCAAATTCGAGCGGCAAAGTTTTCTGAATCGTGCCGTGATTTCCTACATATCGCAGAGGAAGGAGGCGGTTTCAGCTGCCTTGGTGCCAAAGTTAAAGGATAAGCTGCCAGCGCGAATTACAAGCAGCAGTACAACGACTACACGGCCACCCTCCGTTGAGCAGGAGGACAAGGACGAGAAGCAGGCAGTGCAGGAGCAGGATGAGGACGATGAAGACTTTTCAAACGAGGTGCTGCACGTGCTGCAGGATGTGGGCGTGAGCGATGCCTTGGCTTACGTCGCCTCGCTGCTCTACGACGAACCTAACAATGCTCGTCGAATTGGCAGCACGCCCTTGCCAACTTACCTGGCCCAGTTGTTGCCAAGCCGCACTCCAAAGACTTCCGCAAAACGTGGCAAAATTGTGTCCATTTATCCGCTGGGCGTGCCAGGTGGTGGGCGTTTCTCTTGTCTTGTGGAAGCCCTCGTGCCCAACTGTAACTGCGGCTGGAGCCTCACACAGAGAATCGCCAGTCCAACTAATGATGAGGCCGCCTTACACGAATTCCCCTCCATGGCCGGTGTTCTGACCAAGAAACTTGGCAAAGTTTTCTGCGGTGCTGCGATCA ttcatcatcattatctgCTCTCTGCCGCACACTGTTTTCTCAGTGCAGAGACAAACGAGGCTGCCCTGTTGCGCATTGTGGTGGGGGAGCATGATTTGTCCAGTGCCTACGAGACGCTCTTCACTCGCCGCTACGATCTGGATGCGCTGATCCTCCATGAACAGTTCAGTCAATCCAATGGACAGCTGCGCAATGACATTGCTCTGTTGCGCACCCGTTTGCCCATCCTGTGGAATCGGAATGTGGGACCCGCCTGTCTGCCTCTGCAGCCTGCGGTCAGTGGCAAAAAACTGCCGCTGGTGGGTCAACAACTGCTGGCTGCTGGCTGGGGCACCACCTCCTATGGCGGACCACAGACTCATCGTCTGCTGAAGACCACGCTGGATGTGATCAGCGCCGAGCAATGTCGCAGCTCGCTAACTGAGGGATCTGTGCCCGTGCACAGCTTCTGCACCTATACGCCGGGCAGGGATACGTGCCAATATGACTCCGGCGGAGCACTCTACGAGCGCAGTCACGGTCGTCTCCTGGCTGTGGGCATTGTGAGCTACGGCTACGCGTGCGCCACTCAACAACCATCGGTGAATACACGGGTTGCCTCGTTCATCAAGTGGATTAGGGCCAAGACACCCGAGGTGGCTTATTGTCAAAAGCAAACATGA
- the LOC117784450 gene encoding uncharacterized protein LOC117784450 encodes MALKLVIASPKLTGPAKLVHDPKDTMLNSLDEAMQKISNIYMQALISGTHTPELEISLRGLEMELFELLDQLYKQHRLKDYMNYESEVTRQMIIYNMLKRLFGYEKTE; translated from the exons atggCGTTAAAGCTAGTTATAG CCTCTCCGAAGCTCACCGGACCTGCTAAGCTGGTGCATGATCCGAAGGATACTATGCTGAACTCACTGGACGAGGCAATGCAAAAGATCTCCAACATCTATATGCAAGCTCTTATATCTGGAACACATACACCTGAGCTGGAGATCTCTTTGCGGGGCCTGGAAATGGAATTATTTGAGCTGCTCGATCAGCTGTACAAGCAGCATCGTCTAAAGGACTACATGAACTATGAGTCGGAAGTGACGCGACAAATGATCATCTATAATATGCTCAAGAGATTGTTTGGCTACGAGAAAACAGAGTAA
- the LOC117783686 gene encoding protein peanut — MNSPRTNGAISALPSTLAQLALRDKQQAASASASNGSDSSAAAQRPQTQPPSVPAVTAAVNKLQLSDTSASVTSSNGDSNKLTHDLQEKEAQQQQLKPQKPPLPVRQKPMEIAGYVGFANLPNQVYRKAVKRGFEFTLMVVGGSGLGKSTLINSMFLSDIYNAEQYPGPSLRKKKTVAVEATKVMLKENGVNLTLTVVDTPGFGDAVDNSNCWVPILEYVDSKYEEYLTAESRVYRKTISDNRVHCCLYFIAPSGHGLLPLDIACMQSLSDKVNLVPVIAKADTMTPDEVHLFKKQILNEIAQHKIKIYDFPATLEDAAEESKATQNLRSRVPFAVVGANTIIEIDGKKVRGRRYPWGLVEVENLTHCDFIALRNMVIRTHLQDLKDVTNNVHYENYRCRKLSELGLVDGKARLSNKNPLTQMEEEKREHEQKMKKMEAEMEQVFDMKVKEKMQKLKDSELEMARRHEERKKALELQIHELDEKRREFEREKKEWEDVNHVTLEELKRRSLGANSSTDNVDAKKEKKKKGLF; from the coding sequence atgaaTAGTCCTCGCACAAACGGCGCCATATCAGCGCTGCCCAGCACATTGGCGCAGTTGGCGTTGCGCGACAAGCAGCAGGCGGCATCGGCGTCGGCATCAAATGGCAGCGACTCctcagcagcagcgcagcgtCCACAGACGCAGCCGCCCAGTGTGCCAGCAGTAACGGCAGCCGTGAATAAACTGCAGTTGTCAGATACATCTGCCAGTGTGACCAGCTCAAATGGTGACTCGAACAAGTTGACGCACGACTTGCAGGAGAAGgaggcacagcagcagcagctgaaacCACAGAAACCACCACTGCCAGTGCGACAGAAACCAATGGAGATTGCCGGCTACGTGGGATTTGCCAATCTACCAAATCAGGTATACCGCAAGGCGGTTAAGCGTGGCTTTGAGTTCACGTTAATGGTGGTGGGTGGCAGTGGACTGGGCAAGTCCACGTTGATCAATTCCATGTTCCTGTCGGACATCTACAATGCGGAACAGTATCCGGGTCCGTCTCTACGCAAGAAGAAGACGGTGGCGGTGGAGGCCACCAAGGTGATGCTCAAGGAGAACGGCGTCAACCTGACGCTCACTGTGGTGGATACGCCGGGCTTTGGCGATGCCGTGGATAACAGCAATTGCTGGGTGCCAATACTGGAGTATGTGGACAGCAAGTACGAGGAGTACTTAACAGCCGAGTCTCGTGTCTATCGCAAGACAATCTCCGATAACCGTGTGCACTGCTGCCTGTATTTCATCGCACCTTCGGGTCATGGTCTGCTGCCCTTGGACATTGCCTGTATGCAGAGTCTGTCGGATAAGGTTAATCTGGTGCCGGTTATTGCCAAGGCCGATACCATGACGCCGGATGAGGTGCATCTGTTCAAGAAGCAGATACTCAATGAGATTGCTCAACACAAGATTAAGATCTATGATTTTCCCGCCACTCTCGAAGATGCCGCCGAGGAGTCCAAGGCCACACAAAATCTACGCAGTCGTGTTCCCTTCGCCGTTGTTGGTGCGAATACCATAATTGAGATAGACGGCAAGAAGGTGCGAGGACGTCGATATCCTTGGGGTCTGGTTGAGGTTGAGAACCTGACACATTGCGATTTTATTGCACTTCGGAATATGGTCATTCGCACACATCTGCAGGATCTGAAGGATGTGACGAACAATGTGCACTACGAGAACTATCGATGTCGCAAACTATCGGAATTGGGTCTGGTCGATGGAAAGGCGCGTCTGTCAAACAAGAATCCGCTCACCCAGATGGAGGAGGAGAAGCGGGAGCACGAGCAGAAGATGAAGAAAATGGAGGCCGAAATGGAGCAGGTCTTTGACATGAAGGTCAAGGAGAAAATGCAAAAGCTCAAGGACTCCGAACTGGAGATGGCCCGTCGTCACGAGGAGCGCAAAAAGGCGCTGGAGCTGCAGATACACGAGCTGGACGAGAAGCGGCGAGAGTTTGAGCGGGAGAAAAAGGAGTGGGAGGATGTCAATCACGTAACGCTAGAGGAGCTCAAACGACGTAGTCTGGGTGCAAACAGCAGCACCGACAATGTTGATGCtaagaaggagaagaagaagaagggtCTGTTCTAA
- the LOC117784250 gene encoding protein deadpan, whose translation MDYKHDLNSDDDFDCSNGYSDGYSSNGRMSNPNGMSKAELRKTNKPIMEKRRRARINHCLNELKSLILEAMKKDPARHTKLEKADILEMTVKHLQSVQRQQLNMAIQSDPTVVHKFKTGFVECAEEVNRYVSQMEGVDLGVRQRLSAHLNNCANSLEQIGSMSNFNNGYRGQLPPSIFPGSAAPLFPPLPQDLNNNSNTGGNNNNTRESTPAIQMGGLQLIPSRLPSGEFALIMPNSTTTTAPAPAPFVWPGSTMHNAASAALASIANPTHLSDYNQSFRLSAFNKPTAPAQTQIQAAGATVTLAAKNTTSSPPLSPISSISSQSQGDESRAASPASAAQAELLLAKQHSFAGVFSTPPPTSAETSFNTSGSLNLSGGSHDSSTSACNTSHSLVAHLQQQQVSSTSGQESSARKRDRELEQEQADSSDCSLMDEPSSKKFLAAAIEKSSSAWRPW comes from the exons ATGGATTACAAACACGATCTTAACTCGGATGACGACTTTGACTGCTCCAATGGCTATAGCGACGGCTATAGCAGCAATGGACGTATGTCCAATCCCAATGGCATGTCCAAGGCGGAACTTCGAAAG ACTAACAAACCTATTATGGAAAAACGGCGTCGCGCTCGTATTAATCACTGCCTAAACGAGCTCAAATCCCTCATTCTGGAGGCCATGAAAAAAGAC CCGGCGCGACATACCAAACTGGAAAAGGCCGACATACTCGAGATGACGGTGAAGCATTTGCAGTCCGTGCAGCGCCAACAGCTTAACATGGCCATCCAGAGTGATCCCACAGTGGTGCACAAATTCAAGACGGGCTTTGTTGAATGCGCCGAGGAGGTTAATCGCTATGTTAGCCAAATGGAGGGTGTCGATCTCGGTGTGCGTCAACGTCTCAGCGCCCATCTCAACAACTGTGCCAACAGTCTCGAGCAGATTGGCTCCATGAGCAACTTTAACAATGGTTATCGCGGTCAATTGCCACCCAGCATATTTCCCGGATCGGCAGCTCCGCTTTTCCCTCCATTGCCGCAGGAtcttaacaacaacagcaacactggaggcaacaacaacaatactcgGGAAAGCACACCAGCCATACAAATGGGTGGACTACAGCTAATACCTTCCCGCTTGCCGTCGGGAGAGTTTGCCCTGATTATGCCCAACTCAACGACTACGACGGCGCCTGCGCCCGCTCCCTTTGTCTGGCCAGGATCAACGATGCACAATGCAGCTAGCGCGGCACTTGCCAGCATTGCAAATCCAACACATCTCAGCGATTATAACCAAAGCTTCAGGCTGAGCGCATTTAACAAGCCCACAGCTCCCGCTCAAACGCAAATCCAGGCAGCAGGAGCAACCGTCACATTAGCTGCTAAGAACACCACCAGCAGTCCACCACTGAGTCCCATCTCCTCCATCTCCAGCCAGAGCCAAGGCGATGAATCCCGTGCTGCCTCGCCGGCAAGTGCGGCTCAGGCGGAACTTCTGCTTGCCAAGCAGCACAGTTTTGCGGGCGTCTTCTCCACACCGCCTCCGACCAGTGCAGAGACCTCCTTCAACACCAGCGGCTCACTGAATCTGAGCGGAGGCAGTCATGACAGCAGCACCTCTGCCTGCAACACGTCGCATTCTCTGGTGGCAcatctgcaacagcagcaggtgAGCTCCACCAGTGGACAGGAGAGCTCTGCCCGTAAACGGGATCGTGagctggagcaggagcaggccGATTCTAGCGATTGTTCGTTAATGGACGAACCATCGTCTAAGAAATTCCTGGCCGCCGCCATTGAGAAGTCCAGTTCCGCCTGGCGGCCCTGGTGA